One Streptomyces sp. NBC_00223 genomic window carries:
- the hisB gene encoding imidazoleglycerol-phosphate dehydratase HisB — protein sequence MTRVGRVERTTKETSVVVEIDLDGTGAVSVSTGVGFYDHMLDQLGRHGLFDLSVKTEGDLHIDTHHTIEDTALALGAAFKQALGDKVGIYRFGNCTVPLDESLAQVTVDLSGRPYLVHTEPENMAPMIGSYDTTMTRHILESFVAQAQIALHVHVPYGRNAHHIVECQFKALARALRYASERDPRAAGILPSTKGAL from the coding sequence ATGACCCGCGTGGGCCGCGTGGAGCGCACCACCAAGGAAACGTCCGTCGTGGTCGAGATCGACCTCGACGGCACGGGAGCGGTGTCCGTCTCGACGGGTGTCGGCTTCTACGACCACATGCTCGACCAGCTCGGCCGGCACGGTCTGTTCGACCTCAGTGTGAAGACCGAGGGCGATCTGCACATCGACACCCACCACACCATCGAGGACACCGCCCTCGCGCTCGGTGCCGCCTTCAAGCAGGCGCTCGGCGACAAGGTGGGCATCTACCGCTTCGGCAACTGCACGGTCCCGCTGGACGAGTCCCTCGCCCAGGTGACCGTCGACCTGTCCGGCCGCCCGTATCTGGTGCACACCGAGCCGGAGAACATGGCGCCGATGATCGGCTCGTACGACACGACGATGACCCGGCACATCCTGGAGTCCTTCGTCGCGCAGGCGCAGATCGCGCTGCACGTCCACGTGCCGTACGGGCGCAACGCGCACCACATCGTGGAGTGCCAGTTCAAGGCGCTGGCCCGGGCGCTGCGTTACGCGAGCGAGCGCGACCCGCGCGCCGCGGGAATCCTGCCTTCGACGAAGGGCGCACTGTGA
- the hisH gene encoding imidazole glycerol phosphate synthase subunit HisH has translation MTKSVVVLDYGFGNVRSAERALARAGADVEITADYERAMNADGLLVPGVGAFDACMAGLKGVRGDWIIGRRLSGGRPVLGICVGMQILFARGIEHGVETDGLDEWPGTVEPLRAPVVPHMGWNTVKSPEGSRQFAGLDEDARFYFVHSYAVRDWGLEAHNDHIRAPRVSWSTHGEPFVAAVENGALWATQFHPEKSGDAGARLLANWLDTL, from the coding sequence ATGACGAAGAGTGTGGTCGTCCTCGACTACGGATTCGGCAACGTCCGCTCCGCCGAACGCGCCCTGGCCCGGGCCGGCGCCGACGTCGAGATCACCGCCGACTACGAGCGGGCGATGAACGCCGACGGGCTGCTGGTCCCCGGCGTCGGCGCGTTCGACGCCTGCATGGCCGGGCTCAAGGGCGTACGCGGCGACTGGATCATCGGCCGCAGGCTGTCCGGCGGCCGGCCGGTGCTGGGCATCTGCGTCGGCATGCAGATCCTCTTCGCCCGCGGCATCGAGCACGGCGTGGAGACCGACGGCCTCGACGAGTGGCCCGGCACGGTCGAGCCGCTGCGCGCGCCGGTCGTGCCGCACATGGGCTGGAACACCGTGAAGTCCCCCGAGGGCTCACGGCAGTTCGCGGGCCTGGACGAGGACGCGCGGTTCTACTTCGTGCACTCCTACGCCGTACGCGACTGGGGCCTCGAAGCACACAACGACCACATCCGCGCCCCCCGCGTCTCCTGGTCCACGCACGGCGAGCCGTTCGTGGCAGCGGTGGAGAACGGCGCGCTGTGGGCCACCCAGTTCCACCCGGAGAAGTCCGGTGACGCCGGCGCCCGGTTGCTCGCCAACTGGCTCGACACCCTCTAG
- the priA gene encoding bifunctional 1-(5-phosphoribosyl)-5-((5-phosphoribosylamino)methylideneamino)imidazole-4-carboxamide isomerase/phosphoribosylanthranilate isomerase PriA — MTKLELLPAVDVRDGQAVRLVHGESGSETSYGEPLAAALAWQEAGAEWLHLVDLDAAFGTGDNRELIAQVARTMDVKVELSGGIRDDDTLAAALATGCTRVNLGTAALETPEWVAKVIAEYGDRIAVGLDVRGTTLRGRGWTRDGGDLYETLARLDSEGCARYVVTDIAKDGTLQGPNLELLADVCAATNKPVVASGGVSSLDDLRAISSLVPKGVEGAIVGKALYAKAFTLQEALEAVSR, encoded by the coding sequence ATGACCAAGCTCGAACTCCTTCCCGCCGTCGACGTCAGGGACGGCCAGGCCGTACGGCTCGTGCACGGCGAGTCCGGCTCGGAGACCTCCTACGGCGAGCCGCTGGCCGCCGCGCTGGCCTGGCAGGAGGCGGGAGCGGAGTGGCTGCATCTGGTGGACCTCGACGCGGCCTTCGGCACCGGTGACAACCGTGAGCTGATCGCCCAGGTGGCCCGCACGATGGACGTCAAGGTCGAGCTGTCCGGCGGCATCCGCGACGACGACACCCTCGCCGCCGCACTCGCCACCGGCTGCACCCGGGTCAACCTGGGCACGGCCGCCCTGGAGACCCCGGAGTGGGTCGCCAAGGTCATCGCCGAGTACGGCGACCGGATCGCGGTGGGCCTGGACGTCCGCGGCACCACGTTGCGCGGCCGCGGCTGGACCCGCGACGGCGGCGATTTGTACGAGACGCTGGCCCGGCTGGACTCCGAGGGCTGCGCCCGGTACGTCGTGACCGACATCGCCAAGGACGGCACCCTCCAGGGTCCCAATCTGGAGCTGCTGGCCGATGTGTGCGCGGCCACGAACAAGCCGGTCGTCGCCTCCGGCGGCGTGTCCAGCCTGGACGACCTGCGGGCCATCTCCTCCCTCGTACCCAAGGGTGTGGAGGGGGCGATCGTCGGTAAGGCGCTCTATGCGAAGGCGTTCACCCTGCAAGAGGCTCTGGAGGCAGTGTCCCGATGA